A portion of the Paucilactobacillus hokkaidonensis JCM 18461 genome contains these proteins:
- the hpt gene encoding hypoxanthine phosphoribosyltransferase, producing the protein MNNDIERVLYSRDDISKAAHRLGQQLTEDYKDKKPVVISVLKGAILFTVDVIKEMDVYAELDFIDVSSYHGGTESSGKIDLLHDLSTEISGRNILIIEDIIDTGRTLKYLIDLLKQRNAAEIKVCTLLDKEDGRLIDVKADYIGFAVPNEFVVGYGLDYKELYRNLPYVGVLKPEVYTDK; encoded by the coding sequence ATGAATAATGATATTGAACGGGTTTTATATAGTAGGGATGACATTTCAAAGGCAGCTCATCGGTTAGGCCAGCAGTTAACTGAGGACTATAAGGACAAAAAGCCGGTGGTTATTTCTGTTCTCAAGGGCGCTATTTTATTTACGGTTGATGTCATTAAAGAAATGGATGTTTATGCTGAATTAGATTTTATTGATGTTTCCAGTTATCATGGTGGAACTGAGTCGAGTGGTAAAATTGATTTATTACACGACCTGAGTACAGAAATCAGTGGCCGTAATATTTTAATTATTGAAGATATTATTGATACTGGTCGTACACTGAAATATTTGATTGATTTACTCAAGCAACGCAATGCTGCCGAAATTAAGGTTTGTACGTTGTTAGATAAAGAAGATGGTCGTTTAATCGATGTTAAAGCCGATTATATTGGGTTTGCCGTTCCAAATGAATTTGTAGTTGGGTATGGGCTAGATTATAAGGAACTATATCGCAACTTACCATACGTGGGAGTGTTAAAACCTGAAGTTTACACGGATAAGTAG
- the ftsH gene encoding ATP-dependent zinc metalloprotease FtsH translates to MNNNNNKKNGFSRNVLFYAVVFLAIMGIAYFFFGGNNSSSQSANIQQSQFVSQLKDKKVKSFQMQPSGGTYKITGTYKHAQTSKASNSGFTFGGSRDTKVTSFQATVLQSDVTIAQLQKYAQQNNVKMGTKAEESSGFWVNILIYIIPVAIMIFFFYMMMGQAGQGSGGGGGRGVMNFGKSKAKPSDSKKNKVRFADVAGEEEEKQELVEVVEFLKDPKKFLSLGARIPSGVLLEGPPGTGKTLLAKAVAGEAGVPFYSISGSDFVEMFVGVGASRVRDLFENAKKTAPSIIFIDEIDAVGRQRGAGMGGGHDEREQTLNQLLVEMDGFSGEEGVIVMAATNRSDVLDPALLRPGRFDRKILVGRPDVKGREAILKVHAKNKPLAKDVDLAEIARQTPGFVGADLENLLNEAALLAARRNKHEVDAADLDEAEDRVIAGPAKRDRVVSKQERQTVAYHEAGHTIVGLVLNDARVVHKVTIVPRGRAGGYAIMLPREDQMLMSKKDAMEQIAGLMGGRAAEEIIFDSQSSGASNDFEQATQIARAMVTQYGMSDKLGEVQLEGGGQAFMGTQYGQSPAYSEKTAALIDEEVRRLTTEGHKEARDIIGSHRAEHKVIAEALLKYETLDEKQILSLFKTGEMPKGDNSVEAATGLGATFEESKRELERKEAQKHSEAEDSLHKDEDQSDTPNSDQPSDDSQSKDE, encoded by the coding sequence ATGAACAACAATAATAATAAGAAAAATGGTTTTAGTCGTAATGTGCTGTTCTACGCAGTCGTCTTTTTGGCGATCATGGGAATTGCCTACTTTTTCTTTGGTGGGAACAATTCATCATCGCAATCAGCTAACATTCAACAAAGCCAATTTGTCTCGCAGTTAAAAGACAAGAAGGTTAAGAGCTTCCAAATGCAGCCTAGTGGTGGCACATACAAGATCACTGGGACGTATAAACATGCTCAAACAAGTAAGGCAAGTAATTCTGGCTTTACATTTGGTGGCTCTCGGGATACCAAAGTAACCAGCTTTCAAGCTACCGTCTTACAAAGCGATGTAACGATTGCACAGTTACAAAAATATGCGCAACAAAATAACGTTAAAATGGGGACCAAAGCTGAAGAGTCAAGCGGCTTTTGGGTTAACATATTAATTTACATTATTCCAGTTGCAATCATGATTTTCTTCTTCTACATGATGATGGGTCAAGCCGGCCAAGGTAGCGGTGGTGGCGGTGGCCGAGGTGTAATGAACTTCGGTAAATCAAAAGCCAAACCATCAGATTCTAAGAAAAATAAAGTTCGATTCGCTGATGTTGCTGGTGAAGAAGAAGAGAAACAAGAACTGGTTGAAGTGGTTGAATTTCTAAAAGATCCAAAGAAGTTCCTGTCTCTAGGAGCAAGAATACCATCCGGTGTCTTACTTGAAGGACCTCCTGGTACTGGTAAGACTTTGCTTGCCAAAGCTGTTGCAGGTGAAGCTGGTGTACCATTTTACTCAATTTCTGGTTCTGATTTCGTTGAAATGTTTGTCGGAGTCGGTGCTAGTCGTGTTCGTGATTTATTCGAAAATGCAAAAAAGACTGCTCCATCAATTATCTTTATTGATGAAATTGATGCCGTTGGACGTCAACGTGGCGCTGGTATGGGTGGCGGTCATGATGAACGTGAACAAACGTTGAACCAATTATTGGTTGAAATGGATGGGTTTAGCGGTGAAGAAGGAGTCATTGTTATGGCTGCTACCAACCGTTCTGATGTGCTTGATCCAGCATTGCTTCGTCCTGGTCGTTTTGATCGTAAAATACTAGTTGGTCGTCCTGATGTTAAGGGGCGTGAAGCTATTTTGAAGGTTCATGCTAAAAATAAGCCATTAGCTAAGGATGTTGATTTAGCAGAAATTGCAAGACAAACACCTGGATTTGTTGGTGCTGATTTGGAAAACCTGTTGAATGAAGCTGCACTGTTAGCGGCTAGACGTAATAAGCATGAAGTTGATGCGGCTGATTTAGATGAAGCTGAAGATCGAGTAATTGCCGGTCCAGCAAAACGAGATCGAGTAGTTTCTAAACAAGAACGTCAAACTGTAGCTTATCATGAAGCCGGGCATACGATTGTCGGACTAGTCCTAAATGATGCGCGTGTCGTTCATAAGGTTACAATTGTTCCGCGTGGTCGCGCTGGTGGATATGCAATTATGTTGCCACGTGAAGATCAAATGTTAATGTCTAAAAAGGATGCAATGGAACAGATCGCTGGTTTAATGGGTGGTCGTGCTGCAGAAGAAATTATTTTTGATTCTCAGTCTTCAGGTGCATCAAATGACTTTGAACAAGCCACTCAGATTGCTCGGGCAATGGTAACTCAATATGGAATGAGTGATAAATTAGGAGAAGTTCAATTAGAAGGCGGCGGGCAAGCATTTATGGGTACCCAATACGGCCAATCTCCAGCTTATTCTGAAAAGACAGCAGCTTTAATTGACGAAGAAGTTCGCCGACTAACTACTGAGGGTCACAAAGAGGCTCGTGATATTATTGGAAGTCATCGTGCAGAACATAAAGTTATTGCAGAAGCATTATTGAAATATGAAACACTAGATGAAAAACAAATTTTGAGTTTGTTTAAAACTGGTGAAATGCCTAAGGGTGATAACAGTGTTGAGGCTGCAACTGGTCTGGGTGCTACCTTTGAAGAGTCCAAACGTGAATTGGAACGCAAAGAAGCACAAAAACATAGTGAAGCTGAAGATAGTCTTCATAAAGATGAAGACCAATCTGACACTCCTAATAGCGATCAACCAAGTGATGATTCACAATCAAAAGATGAATAG
- the hslO gene encoding Hsp33 family molecular chaperone HslO — MAENNYLVKSVVADGMFRAYVIDATNVVKEAQQRHDTWSAASAALGRSLVGTLLLSSSVLKGAEKMTVKIQGDGPVGAIVVDGNADGTVKGYLQNPHINLPLNDKGKIDVRSAVGTTGTFSVTKDMPVGDPFTGQVPIVSGELGEDFTYYLAQSEQIPSSVGLSVFVNADNSIEVAGGFLVQVMPGATDEAISELEKKIADLPLVSELLRQNKTPEDILQMLFKDQDVKILDKMPVAFKCDCSKERFAKALASISRAGMEEMINQDHHAEAVCHFCGNRYEYSETELKKILVQMKA; from the coding sequence ATGGCAGAAAATAATTATTTAGTAAAAAGTGTTGTAGCAGATGGTATGTTTCGAGCATATGTAATTGATGCAACTAATGTTGTCAAGGAAGCACAACAACGACATGATACTTGGAGCGCAGCATCTGCAGCGCTTGGTCGTAGTCTAGTTGGGACTTTGTTATTATCATCATCAGTCCTTAAAGGGGCTGAAAAAATGACAGTTAAAATTCAAGGTGATGGGCCAGTTGGCGCGATTGTAGTTGATGGCAATGCTGACGGGACTGTTAAAGGATATCTACAAAATCCACATATCAACTTACCATTGAATGATAAGGGTAAAATTGATGTCCGTTCAGCAGTTGGGACGACTGGAACCTTTTCAGTGACTAAAGATATGCCAGTAGGAGATCCGTTTACCGGTCAGGTACCGATTGTTTCTGGTGAGCTTGGTGAAGATTTTACTTATTATTTAGCACAGTCAGAACAGATACCGTCATCAGTTGGCTTATCTGTATTTGTAAATGCGGACAACAGTATCGAAGTTGCCGGTGGATTTTTAGTTCAAGTCATGCCAGGTGCCACAGATGAAGCGATTAGTGAGTTAGAAAAAAAGATTGCTGATTTGCCACTAGTATCAGAATTATTACGGCAAAATAAAACCCCTGAAGATATTCTACAGATGTTGTTTAAAGATCAAGATGTAAAAATTTTAGATAAAATGCCAGTTGCGTTCAAATGTGATTGTTCCAAAGAACGATTTGCTAAAGCACTTGCTAGTATTTCTCGTGCCGGGATGGAAGAGATGATTAATCAAGACCACCATGCAGAGGCTGTTTGCCACTTTTGTGGTAATCGGTATGAATATAGTGAAACTGAACTAAAGAAAATTTTAGTGCAGATGAAAGCATAG
- the dusB gene encoding tRNA dihydrouridine synthase DusB codes for MEWKIGDVTIPNQVVVAPMAGVTNSAFRVICKKFGAGYVVCEMISDRGIMYHNKKTLSMMNVEETEHPMGIQIFGGTKETLVEGAKFVDQHTQADVIDINMGCPVNKVVKTEAGARWLLDPNKVYEMVSYVTDAVKKPVTVKMRIGWDLDHVYAVDNALAAQRAGASALAMHGRTRKQMYTGHADWNVLKDVAHELTIPFMANGDVKTPEDAKNILTQTGADAVMIGRAAMGNPWMLEQTEHYLATGELLPEATPEKKVQMAKEHLKRLADLKGEKIGTHEFRGQATYYLKGTPRSARTKAALMEAESVQEMNDIFDRFVDQTKERQAKQTLKQAQ; via the coding sequence ATGGAATGGAAAATTGGTGATGTGACGATTCCAAATCAAGTTGTTGTTGCACCAATGGCAGGGGTCACTAATTCTGCTTTTCGTGTGATCTGCAAAAAGTTTGGTGCTGGTTATGTTGTCTGTGAAATGATTTCAGATCGAGGCATTATGTACCATAATAAAAAAACTTTATCAATGATGAATGTTGAAGAAACAGAACATCCAATGGGTATTCAAATTTTTGGTGGTACCAAAGAGACACTGGTTGAAGGAGCTAAATTTGTTGACCAACATACTCAAGCAGATGTAATTGATATAAACATGGGGTGTCCCGTTAATAAAGTTGTAAAAACAGAAGCAGGCGCAAGATGGCTGTTGGATCCAAATAAGGTTTATGAAATGGTTTCATATGTGACTGATGCGGTCAAAAAGCCGGTGACAGTTAAAATGAGAATTGGCTGGGACTTGGATCATGTTTATGCAGTTGACAATGCTTTAGCGGCACAAAGAGCTGGTGCCAGTGCATTAGCAATGCATGGACGAACCCGTAAACAGATGTATACGGGCCATGCTGATTGGAATGTACTGAAAGATGTTGCACATGAGTTGACGATTCCGTTTATGGCTAACGGGGATGTTAAGACACCTGAAGATGCAAAGAATATTTTAACTCAAACGGGTGCAGATGCTGTCATGATTGGTCGAGCAGCAATGGGAAACCCTTGGATGTTAGAGCAAACTGAACATTACTTAGCAACTGGTGAATTACTGCCAGAGGCAACTCCTGAAAAAAAGGTCCAGATGGCTAAAGAACATTTAAAGCGATTAGCGGACTTAAAGGGTGAAAAAATAGGTACTCATGAATTTCGCGGTCAAGCAACTTATTATTTGAAGGGTACACCGCGCTCAGCTCGGACTAAGGCCGCGTTGATGGAAGCTGAAAGTGTACAGGAAATGAATGACATTTTTGATCGCTTTGTAGATCAAACTAAAGAGCGTCAAGCAAAGCAAACTTTAAAACAGGCTCAGTAG
- the lysS gene encoding lysine--tRNA ligase, producing the protein MAKEQEMNDQLRVRREKMDELREEGIDPFGHRFQRDYLAQQLHDEFDQFDKEELGNLGKQATIAGRMVSKRGKGKVGFADILDRSGRIQAYVRKDILGEETYHIFKRSDIGDFLGITGDVIKTDTGELTIRATGLTFLSKALRPLPDKFHGLQNQEQIYRQRYLDLISNPDSFKRFQQRSKIITAIRGYLDQSGFTEVETPVLHNQAGGANARPFITHHNALDIDLYLRIALELHLKRLIVGGMERVYEIGRVFRNEGMDTKHNPEFTMLETYVAFFDFHDVMDETEGIFKAAAAVISDDGKISYQGTDLDLHKEFARVHMVDAIKEYTGVDFWQTMTIQEARKLADEHHVHYEEYWQVGHIINEFFEQFVQDKLVQPTFVYGHPVEISPLAKKNEKDPRFTDRFELYIVGNEFANAFTELNDPIDQRERFEAQVKEREAGNDEAEGIDEDFIEALEYGMPPTGGLGIGIDRLAMLLTDSASIRDVILFPTMRPDEE; encoded by the coding sequence GTGGCAAAAGAGCAGGAAATGAATGATCAGTTGCGTGTTCGACGTGAAAAAATGGATGAATTACGAGAAGAAGGCATTGATCCATTTGGCCACCGGTTTCAACGTGACTATTTAGCTCAGCAATTACATGATGAATTTGATCAGTTTGACAAAGAAGAGCTTGGTAATTTGGGTAAACAAGCAACTATTGCCGGCAGAATGGTTTCAAAACGTGGTAAAGGTAAAGTCGGTTTTGCTGACATTTTAGATCGATCTGGTCGAATTCAAGCCTATGTGCGTAAAGACATTTTGGGTGAAGAAACATATCACATCTTTAAACGCTCAGACATTGGTGACTTTTTGGGTATTACCGGAGATGTAATCAAAACTGATACTGGTGAATTGACCATTCGTGCAACTGGATTGACATTTCTTTCGAAAGCTCTGCGCCCATTACCTGATAAGTTTCATGGATTACAAAACCAAGAACAAATTTATCGTCAACGCTATCTAGATTTAATTTCTAATCCTGATAGTTTCAAACGATTTCAACAACGAAGCAAAATTATTACGGCAATTCGTGGTTACTTGGATCAGTCGGGTTTTACAGAGGTTGAAACACCAGTACTGCATAACCAAGCTGGTGGAGCAAATGCACGTCCATTCATTACACATCATAATGCATTGGATATCGATCTTTACTTGCGAATTGCATTGGAGTTACATTTAAAACGACTGATTGTTGGTGGCATGGAACGCGTTTATGAAATTGGGCGCGTCTTTAGAAATGAGGGAATGGATACAAAGCATAATCCTGAATTCACGATGCTAGAGACATATGTTGCTTTCTTTGACTTTCATGATGTTATGGATGAAACTGAAGGGATTTTTAAGGCAGCAGCTGCAGTAATTTCTGATGATGGCAAGATATCATATCAGGGGACTGACCTTGATCTACACAAGGAGTTCGCCAGAGTTCATATGGTAGATGCAATCAAAGAGTACACTGGTGTCGATTTCTGGCAGACAATGACAATCCAAGAGGCTCGTAAATTAGCAGATGAACATCATGTTCATTATGAAGAGTACTGGCAAGTTGGTCATATTATCAATGAGTTTTTTGAACAATTTGTTCAGGATAAATTGGTGCAACCTACATTTGTATATGGTCATCCAGTGGAAATTTCACCGCTAGCCAAGAAAAATGAAAAGGATCCACGATTTACTGACCGATTTGAACTCTATATTGTCGGTAATGAATTTGCTAATGCATTTACCGAATTGAATGACCCAATTGATCAGCGAGAACGTTTTGAAGCGCAAGTTAAAGAACGGGAAGCCGGTAATGACGAAGCCGAGGGTATCGATGAAGACTTCATCGAGGCACTCGAATATGGAATGCCGCCTACTGGGGGTCTCGGAATCGGAATCGACAGATTAGCAATGTTGTTGACTGATAGTGCCTCGATTAGAGATGTAATACTGTTTCCAACAATGAGACCAGATGAAGAATAG